A genomic segment from Thermostichus lividus PCC 6715 encodes:
- the rpmC gene encoding 50S ribosomal protein L29, producing the protein MALTKMSDLRQLSDQEVGDRIVAIKKELFDLRFKKATRQEVKPHQFKHLRHELAQLLTLENERRRSGGHN; encoded by the coding sequence ATGGCATTAACAAAAATGAGTGACCTGCGGCAACTCAGTGATCAAGAGGTGGGCGATCGCATCGTTGCTATCAAAAAAGAATTGTTTGATCTGCGGTTCAAAAAAGCAACGCGGCAGGAGGTCAAACCTCACCAATTTAAGCATTTGCGCCATGAGTTGGCTCAGCTTTTAACCCTTGAGAATGAACGTCGCCGCAGTGGAGGACACAACTAA
- the rplB gene encoding 50S ribosomal protein L2 encodes MGIRAYRPYTPGTRQKSVSDFAEITTDTPEKSLTRGYKRDKGRNNRGVITSRRRGGGHKRRYREVDFRRSSKVNVPAKVATVEYDPNRNARIALIHYQDGEKRYILHARDLAPGSNIIASPDAPIEVGNALPLGKIPLGTSVHNVEITPGRGAQMVRAAGAMAQVVAKEGDMVTLKLPSGEVRLFRKECYATIGQVGNVEANNLSMGKAGRNRWKGRRPKVRGSVMNPVDHPHGGGEGRAPIGRSGPVTPWGKPTLGYKTRKKKKLSNALIVRRRKKSSKRGRGGRQS; translated from the coding sequence ATGGGCATTCGTGCATACCGACCCTACACCCCCGGTACCCGCCAAAAATCCGTTTCCGACTTTGCCGAAATTACAACAGATACCCCCGAAAAATCCCTCACCCGTGGCTATAAGCGGGATAAAGGTCGGAATAATCGCGGTGTGATTACCAGTCGGCGGCGAGGTGGCGGCCATAAGCGCCGTTACCGTGAGGTGGACTTTCGCCGCAGCAGCAAAGTGAATGTACCCGCCAAAGTGGCCACGGTAGAATACGACCCCAACCGCAACGCCCGGATTGCCCTTATTCACTACCAAGATGGTGAAAAGCGCTATATCCTTCATGCTCGCGATCTCGCTCCAGGTAGCAACATTATTGCCAGCCCCGATGCCCCCATTGAAGTCGGCAATGCGCTGCCCCTTGGCAAAATCCCGCTGGGAACCAGTGTGCATAACGTAGAAATTACCCCCGGTCGTGGTGCTCAAATGGTGCGCGCCGCAGGGGCAATGGCACAGGTCGTGGCTAAGGAAGGGGATATGGTTACCTTAAAACTCCCTTCCGGTGAGGTGCGCCTCTTCCGTAAAGAGTGCTATGCCACCATCGGCCAAGTCGGCAATGTGGAGGCCAACAACCTTAGCATGGGTAAGGCTGGGCGCAATCGTTGGAAAGGTCGGCGGCCAAAGGTACGCGGTTCCGTCATGAACCCAGTGGATCACCCCCACGGTGGTGGTGAAGGCCGTGCCCCCATTGGTCGCAGTGGACCGGTTACCCCTTGGGGCAAACCCACCCTTGGTTACAAAACCCGCAAGAAGAAGAAACTCAGCAATGCCCTCATTGTGCGGCGACGCAAGAAGTCGTCCAAGCGTGGTCGTGGCGGTCGTCAGTCTTAA
- a CDS encoding 50S ribosomal protein L23 — protein MTKVQPRVLADLIKRPIVTEKATVLLENNQYTFDVDRRATKPQIKAAIEDLFNVKVTGVNTYNLPKKAKRVGRFIGHRTQYKRAIVTLAPESKINLFPDV, from the coding sequence GTGACTAAAGTGCAGCCCCGCGTCCTTGCGGATCTAATTAAGCGTCCGATCGTAACCGAAAAGGCCACGGTGCTATTGGAAAACAACCAATATACCTTTGATGTCGATCGCCGTGCCACCAAGCCGCAAATCAAGGCCGCCATTGAAGATCTGTTTAATGTCAAGGTCACTGGCGTTAACACCTACAACTTACCCAAAAAAGCAAAGCGGGTAGGGCGCTTCATCGGTCATCGCACCCAATACAAGCGGGCGATCGTCACCCTTGCCCCCGAGAGCAAAATTAACCTCTTCCCCGACGTTTAA
- the rplP gene encoding 50S ribosomal protein L16, translated as MLSPKRTKFRKQQRGRMTGVASRGSSIHFGDFALQALEPAWITSRQIEAGRRAMTRYIRRGGKIWIRIFPDKPVTMRPAETRMGSGKGSPEYWVAVVKPGRIMYEIAGVPEATAREAMRLAAYKMPIKTRFIVRNQDDVQQEG; from the coding sequence ATGTTAAGTCCTAAGCGTACTAAATTTCGGAAACAACAGCGGGGACGAATGACTGGGGTTGCCAGTCGCGGTAGCTCGATTCATTTTGGTGACTTTGCCCTGCAAGCCCTTGAGCCAGCGTGGATTACCTCGCGGCAGATCGAGGCGGGGCGGCGAGCCATGACCCGCTATATTCGCCGTGGGGGCAAAATTTGGATTCGCATTTTCCCGGATAAACCCGTCACCATGCGCCCCGCAGAAACACGGATGGGGTCTGGGAAAGGCTCACCGGAATACTGGGTGGCGGTGGTCAAACCCGGACGCATTATGTACGAAATTGCAGGGGTGCCGGAGGCAACGGCTCGGGAAGCGATGCGCCTCGCCGCCTATAAGATGCCGATCAAAACTCGCTTTATTGTCCGTAATCAAGATGACGTGCAACAGGAGGGTTAG
- the rplE gene encoding 50S ribosomal protein L5, whose amino-acid sequence MSKRLKDHYSKTVVPQLMQQFQYTNIHQVPKITKITVNRGLGEAAQNAKALEATLAEIATITGQKPVVTRAKKAIAGFKIRQGMPVGVAVTLRADRMYSFLDRLINLALPRIRDFRGVNPKSFDGRGNYTLGLREQLIFPEVNYDDIDQIRGMDVSIITTATTDEEGRALLKAMGMPFRDN is encoded by the coding sequence ATGTCCAAACGTCTGAAAGACCATTACAGCAAAACGGTTGTGCCGCAACTTATGCAGCAATTCCAGTACACAAATATTCACCAAGTCCCCAAAATCACCAAAATAACGGTGAATCGCGGGCTTGGGGAGGCGGCACAAAACGCCAAAGCCCTTGAAGCAACACTCGCAGAAATTGCGACCATTACAGGTCAAAAACCTGTGGTCACCCGTGCCAAGAAGGCGATCGCTGGCTTCAAAATTCGCCAAGGCATGCCAGTGGGGGTAGCCGTTACCCTACGTGCCGATCGCATGTATTCCTTTCTAGATCGGCTCATCAACCTTGCCCTCCCCCGGATTCGTGACTTTCGTGGCGTTAACCCCAAAAGTTTTGATGGCCGGGGCAACTATACCTTAGGACTACGGGAGCAACTTATTTTTCCCGAAGTCAACTACGACGATATTGATCAAATTCGCGGCATGGATGTCTCAATCATCACCACTGCCACCACTGATGAAGAAGGACGTGCCCTGCTAAAAGCAATGGGTATGCCGTTCCGTGATAACTAA
- the rplD gene encoding 50S ribosomal protein L4, with protein MVACVVKDWQGADSGEATLDLATAKPETASHIVHRALVRQLANARQGTVSTKTRAEVRGGGRKPWRQKGTGRARAGSIRSPLWRGGGVIFGPKPRDYSQKMNRKERRLALRTALMDRAADLIVVQEFADQLPRPKTKELVTALQRWGVQPDQKVLLLVNDLAEMIILSARNVPTLKVLRADQLNVFDLLHADRIVATTGAIAKIQEVYGD; from the coding sequence ATGGTTGCATGTGTTGTAAAGGACTGGCAAGGGGCTGATAGCGGCGAGGCAACCCTTGATCTTGCTACGGCCAAGCCAGAAACCGCGAGTCATATTGTCCATCGCGCCCTTGTGCGGCAGTTAGCTAACGCGCGTCAGGGAACGGTTTCCACGAAAACCCGTGCTGAAGTTCGCGGCGGTGGTCGCAAACCATGGCGGCAAAAAGGTACGGGTCGTGCCCGTGCTGGCTCGATTCGCTCACCTCTGTGGCGCGGTGGTGGTGTCATCTTTGGCCCTAAGCCCCGGGACTACTCCCAAAAAATGAACCGTAAAGAGCGGCGGCTGGCTCTGCGCACAGCGCTGATGGATCGTGCCGCAGATTTAATTGTGGTTCAGGAGTTTGCGGATCAGTTGCCGCGCCCCAAAACCAAGGAATTGGTGACAGCACTCCAACGCTGGGGGGTGCAGCCAGACCAAAAAGTACTGCTGTTGGTGAATGATCTGGCGGAAATGATTATTCTCTCGGCACGTAATGTACCAACGCTTAAAGTGTTGCGCGCCGATCAGTTAAATGTGTTTGATTTGCTCCACGCCGATCGCATTGTTGCCACAACGGGGGCGATCGCCAAAATTCAGGAGGTGTACGGTGACTAA
- the lpxB gene encoding lipid-A-disaccharide synthase: MAHLFISTGEVSGDLQGALLVKALYRLAADRNIPLRISALGGDRMAAAGATVLFNTGGIGSVGLLEALPLVKTTIALQLKARRYLQRHPPDLVVLIDYIGGNMAMGGFIRKHFAVPMVYYIAPQEWVWSHSLKTTRQIVALSDRLIAIFPEEAKYYRQHGANVVWVGHPLLDRIAAAPSREAARQALGIGPEELAIALLPLSRKQEIRSLLPLILGAATNIAKVYPHARFWLPLSLQQYRPSIEAALQHYPIRVTLADDSLLVLAAADLAIAKSGTVNLETALLNVPQVVIYRVNPISLWLYRIFLNFNLDFVSPPNLLAGKAIVPELLQENATVQTITATALGLLANPEQQAAMKAEYRAMRRAMGTPGVVERAATEILDLLTHH; the protein is encoded by the coding sequence ATGGCGCATTTGTTTATTAGCACGGGTGAGGTGTCCGGGGATTTACAGGGGGCATTATTAGTCAAGGCTCTCTATCGCTTAGCTGCCGACCGCAACATTCCCCTGCGCATTTCTGCCTTGGGGGGCGATCGCATGGCGGCGGCAGGGGCAACGGTGCTCTTTAATACCGGCGGTATTGGCTCGGTTGGCCTTCTGGAAGCCCTGCCCTTAGTGAAAACGACCATTGCGCTGCAACTCAAGGCTCGCCGCTATCTGCAGCGCCATCCCCCCGATCTGGTTGTCCTGATTGACTATATTGGCGGCAATATGGCTATGGGAGGGTTTATTCGTAAACACTTTGCGGTGCCGATGGTCTATTACATTGCGCCGCAGGAATGGGTGTGGTCCCATAGCCTGAAAACCACCCGCCAAATTGTTGCCCTCAGCGATCGCCTGATTGCTATTTTCCCAGAGGAAGCCAAATACTATCGCCAACACGGTGCCAATGTGGTGTGGGTGGGGCATCCGCTGTTAGATCGCATTGCTGCTGCCCCCAGTCGCGAGGCGGCGCGTCAAGCCTTAGGGATTGGCCCAGAGGAGTTGGCGATCGCCCTGTTGCCCCTCTCCCGCAAGCAGGAAATCAGGTCGCTGTTGCCCTTGATTTTGGGAGCAGCAACAAATATTGCCAAGGTCTATCCCCACGCGCGGTTTTGGCTGCCGCTTTCTCTGCAGCAGTACCGCCCATCGATTGAGGCCGCTTTGCAGCACTACCCCATTAGAGTCACGCTCGCCGATGACTCGTTACTGGTGTTGGCCGCCGCAGATCTGGCGATCGCCAAGTCGGGCACGGTCAACCTAGAAACCGCCTTGTTGAATGTGCCGCAGGTGGTGATTTATCGGGTCAACCCCATTAGTCTTTGGCTGTACCGCATCTTTTTGAACTTTAACCTTGACTTTGTCTCTCCCCCCAATTTACTGGCCGGAAAAGCCATTGTGCCGGAGCTACTCCAGGAGAACGCTACGGTTCAAACCATTACTGCCACTGCCCTAGGGCTACTCGCTAATCCTGAACAGCAAGCAGCCATGAAGGCCGAGTATCGTGCTATGCGACGGGCCATGGGAACCCCCGGTGTGGTGGAGCGTGCCGCGACGGAAATTTTAGATCTGCTAACGCACCATTGA
- the rpsQ gene encoding 30S ribosomal protein S17 — MAVKERVGVVVSDKMDKTVVVAVENRSAHPKYGKIVVKTRRYKAHDENNEAKVGDRVRIRETRPLSRTKRWAIAEILNTGTA, encoded by the coding sequence ATGGCAGTGAAAGAACGTGTGGGTGTGGTGGTTAGCGACAAGATGGATAAAACCGTTGTCGTTGCCGTTGAAAACCGCTCTGCCCATCCCAAGTACGGCAAAATTGTTGTCAAAACCCGCCGCTATAAAGCCCACGATGAAAACAATGAAGCTAAAGTTGGCGATCGCGTGCGGATCCGTGAAACTCGCCCCCTCAGCCGTACCAAACGCTGGGCGATCGCCGAAATTCTCAACACTGGGACTGCTTAA
- the tgt gene encoding tRNA guanosine(34) transglycosylase Tgt, producing MFEFVCQQQCRHSHARAGLFHTPHGSVATPRFMPVGTLANVKTLTPQHLEGAGAQMVLANTYHLHLQPGEEIVAAAGGLHRFMGWSGPILTDSGGFQVFSLSEMRQISDAGVVFRSPHDGQMIELSPERAIRIQEQLGADVIMAFDECPPYPASRAVVTQATQRTLHWLERCIAAKQRPDQALFGIVQGGVYGDIRRECATAMLAYDLPGYAIGGVSVGEPTTAMHEIVAVTAPLLPTHKPRYLMGVGTHLEMLRAIAAGVDLFDCVIPTRLARHGCAIVQGNRWNLKNARFRRDYAPLDPTCPCYTCGTFSRAYLSHLVRAKELLAYTLLSIHNVTELIGFTQAARQAILEDHFPKFAAEWEQRLCTSSHDD from the coding sequence GTGTTTGAGTTTGTCTGTCAGCAGCAGTGTCGCCACAGCCATGCCCGAGCGGGTTTATTTCATACTCCCCACGGCAGTGTGGCCACGCCTCGCTTTATGCCTGTGGGCACCTTGGCTAACGTCAAAACCTTAACCCCTCAGCACCTTGAAGGGGCAGGGGCGCAAATGGTGCTGGCCAATACCTATCATTTGCACCTGCAACCCGGCGAAGAGATTGTTGCCGCTGCCGGTGGCCTGCATCGGTTTATGGGGTGGTCAGGCCCAATCCTAACGGATTCCGGTGGGTTTCAGGTTTTTAGCCTCAGTGAGATGCGCCAGATCTCCGATGCGGGGGTTGTGTTCCGATCGCCCCACGATGGCCAGATGATTGAATTGTCACCGGAGCGGGCCATCCGCATCCAAGAGCAATTGGGGGCAGATGTGATCATGGCCTTTGATGAGTGCCCCCCCTATCCCGCCAGTCGCGCGGTCGTGACCCAGGCAACCCAACGAACCCTGCACTGGCTCGAGCGCTGTATTGCAGCAAAGCAACGGCCAGACCAAGCCCTGTTTGGCATTGTTCAAGGGGGGGTATATGGCGATATCCGCCGTGAGTGTGCCACCGCCATGCTGGCCTACGATTTACCCGGCTATGCGATTGGGGGGGTAAGTGTGGGGGAACCGACGACTGCCATGCACGAGATTGTGGCGGTGACGGCGCCACTGCTGCCCACCCATAAGCCCCGCTATTTGATGGGGGTGGGCACCCACCTAGAAATGCTGCGGGCGATCGCCGCAGGGGTGGATTTATTTGACTGTGTCATTCCCACCCGCCTAGCACGCCATGGCTGTGCCATTGTTCAGGGGAACCGCTGGAATCTGAAAAATGCGCGGTTTCGCCGAGACTATGCCCCCCTCGATCCAACCTGTCCCTGCTACACCTGTGGTACCTTTAGTCGTGCCTACCTCAGTCACTTAGTTCGCGCCAAGGAATTATTGGCCTATACACTGCTGTCTATTCATAATGTCACTGAACTCATCGGTTTCACCCAAGCGGCGCGGCAGGCCATCCTCGAGGATCACTTTCCAAAGTTTGCGGCAGAATGGGAACAACGCCTATGCACATCCAGCCACGATGATTAG
- the rplX gene encoding 50S ribosomal protein L24, producing MAAKKAKAPVRHRMHVKKGDTVQVIAGRDKAKVGEVLAVFPKTSQVIVKGVNLKTKHVKPRQEGESGQIITKEAPIHSCKVMLYSSKQNVASRICYTYTEDGRKVRMLKKTGEIID from the coding sequence ATGGCTGCAAAAAAAGCAAAAGCACCTGTGCGCCATCGAATGCATGTCAAAAAAGGTGACACCGTACAAGTCATTGCCGGTCGCGATAAAGCCAAAGTGGGCGAAGTCCTAGCGGTGTTCCCCAAAACCAGTCAAGTGATTGTCAAAGGGGTCAACCTCAAAACAAAACATGTTAAGCCTCGCCAAGAGGGGGAATCTGGCCAAATTATTACGAAGGAAGCCCCCATTCATAGCTGCAAAGTCATGCTCTACTCCAGCAAGCAGAACGTTGCCAGCCGCATTTGCTACACCTACACCGAAGACGGTCGCAAAGTCCGAATGCTCAAAAAAACCGGGGAAATTATTGATTAG
- the rplC gene encoding 50S ribosomal protein L3: MTVGILGTKLGMTQIFDEVGKAVPITVVQAGPCPITQIKTPATDGYTAIQVAFGEVREKTLSRPERGHLSKHSQTPPMRHLREYRLDDTSPYQLGQTITVDIFSPGQLVDVRGTSIGRGFAGYQKRHNFKRGPMAHGSKNHRLPGSTGAGTTPGRVFPGKRMAGRMGNATVTIRKLQVVRVDSERNLILIKGALPGKPGALVSITPAKVVGHK, translated from the coding sequence GTGACAGTTGGTATTTTAGGGACAAAATTGGGCATGACCCAAATCTTTGATGAGGTGGGCAAAGCTGTCCCCATTACAGTGGTGCAGGCCGGACCGTGTCCGATCACCCAAATCAAGACCCCTGCAACAGACGGCTACACGGCCATTCAGGTGGCATTTGGCGAGGTGCGCGAAAAAACCCTTAGTCGTCCTGAGCGCGGCCACCTCAGCAAACATTCGCAAACGCCGCCCATGCGTCATCTGCGGGAATATCGCCTTGATGACACGTCCCCCTACCAACTGGGTCAGACCATCACCGTGGATATTTTTAGCCCTGGTCAATTGGTCGATGTGCGTGGCACCAGCATTGGTCGCGGCTTTGCAGGCTATCAAAAACGACACAACTTTAAGCGCGGCCCGATGGCTCACGGCTCTAAGAATCACCGCTTACCGGGGTCAACCGGTGCCGGTACAACGCCGGGGCGCGTCTTTCCAGGGAAACGCATGGCCGGTCGCATGGGGAATGCAACGGTCACAATTCGCAAGTTGCAAGTTGTGCGTGTCGATAGCGAGCGGAACTTGATCTTAATCAAGGGGGCACTGCCCGGTAAGCCGGGGGCACTGGTGAGTATTACCCCCGCAAAGGTCGTTGGTCACAAGTAA
- a CDS encoding DUF2752 domain-containing protein: MISFSDAVLSREERLSRWGFLGLATAPLVGSVLFNHGMAPPFVICPVRSLTGIPCPGCGLTRSFMAIARGNFEDALSMHLFGPPLFAAFMLVVVLMAAELKTGRRLQRTPFRYLQRVQNWWWLALLYFGYYGVRLTSLIQTGEFYINPFSMVR; this comes from the coding sequence ATGATTAGCTTTTCTGATGCGGTGTTATCGAGGGAAGAACGCTTGAGCCGCTGGGGGTTTTTGGGGTTGGCCACGGCTCCTTTAGTTGGCTCGGTTCTCTTTAACCATGGTATGGCTCCGCCCTTTGTCATTTGTCCCGTTCGTAGCTTGACGGGCATTCCCTGCCCTGGCTGTGGCTTGACCCGCTCCTTTATGGCGATCGCCCGCGGCAATTTTGAGGATGCCCTTTCTATGCACCTGTTTGGCCCTCCCCTATTTGCGGCGTTTATGTTGGTAGTTGTGCTAATGGCGGCAGAATTAAAAACTGGACGGCGACTACAGCGTACCCCCTTCCGTTACCTGCAACGGGTACAAAACTGGTGGTGGCTAGCCTTGCTGTACTTTGGGTACTATGGAGTGCGCCTCACGAGCTTGATCCAAACTGGCGAGTTTTACATCAACCCGTTTTCAATGGTGCGTTAG
- the rpsS gene encoding 30S ribosomal protein S19, translating into MGRSLKKGPFVADHLLRKIEALNERNSKEVIKTWSRASTIVPEMIGHTIAVHNGKQHVPVYITEQMVGHKLGEFAPTRNFRSHVKGDKKARH; encoded by the coding sequence ATGGGACGTTCACTGAAAAAAGGCCCCTTTGTGGCAGATCATCTCTTACGGAAAATTGAGGCACTCAACGAGCGCAACAGCAAGGAGGTGATCAAAACATGGTCGCGGGCATCCACCATTGTGCCAGAGATGATTGGCCACACCATTGCGGTACACAACGGCAAACAGCACGTGCCTGTGTATATCACCGAGCAAATGGTCGGCCATAAGCTGGGGGAATTTGCTCCCACCCGTAACTTCCGCAGCCACGTCAAGGGGGATAAAAAAGCCCGCCATTGA
- the rplN gene encoding 50S ribosomal protein L14: MIQQETYLNVADNSGAKKLLCIRVLGGGNRRYGSVGDVIIATVKDATPNMAVKKSDVVRAVIVRTRKAIRRESGMSIRFDDNAAVLINQEGNPRGTRVFGPVARELRDKNFTKIVSLAPEVL; this comes from the coding sequence ATGATTCAACAGGAAACCTACCTGAACGTTGCCGACAACAGCGGCGCCAAGAAACTGCTCTGCATTCGCGTCCTCGGTGGCGGTAATCGTCGTTATGGCAGCGTGGGTGATGTCATTATTGCCACGGTTAAGGATGCCACCCCCAACATGGCCGTGAAAAAATCCGATGTCGTCCGAGCCGTCATTGTGCGTACCCGCAAAGCCATCCGCCGCGAAAGTGGCATGAGCATTCGCTTTGACGATAACGCCGCTGTACTGATCAACCAAGAGGGGAATCCCCGGGGCACCCGGGTGTTTGGACCGGTTGCTCGCGAACTGCGGGATAAAAATTTCACCAAAATTGTCTCCTTGGCACCGGAGGTTCTCTAA
- the rplV gene encoding 50S ribosomal protein L22, with amino-acid sequence MVSTASPAARASAKYVRMSPHKVRRVLDQLRGQTYRDALIMLRFMPYRACEPITKVLRSAAANAEHNLGLDPATLVISQAYADQGPSLKRFRPRAQGRAYQIRKPTCHITIAVAAQNTADES; translated from the coding sequence ATGGTTTCTACCGCTTCTCCTGCCGCCCGTGCTTCAGCCAAATACGTCCGCATGTCCCCCCATAAGGTACGGCGGGTGCTAGATCAACTCCGGGGACAAACTTATCGTGATGCCCTGATTATGCTGCGGTTTATGCCCTATCGTGCCTGTGAACCCATTACAAAGGTGCTGCGCTCGGCAGCGGCTAACGCAGAGCACAATCTGGGGTTAGACCCAGCAACCCTAGTGATCAGCCAAGCCTACGCGGATCAAGGCCCTTCCTTAAAGCGGTTTCGCCCCCGCGCTCAAGGCCGTGCCTATCAAATTCGCAAACCAACCTGCCACATCACCATTGCTGTGGCTGCCCAAAACACCGCTGACGAATCGTAG
- the rpsC gene encoding 30S ribosomal protein S3, translated as MGQKIHPIGFRLGITQEHRSRWYADADRYPDLLKEDHQIRTYINKVMGNAGIAEIRIERKADQVELQIRTARPGVVVGKGGQGIEKLREDLRQMLPPSRTVKVNVLEVNRVDAEASLLAEYITQQLERRVAFRRAVRQAIQRAQRAGVEGIKIQVAGRLNGAEIARTEWTREGRVPLHTLRADIDYAYRTARTIYGILGVKVWIFKGEVLPGQPEAASREPHRRTGQRRLPQFENRSN; from the coding sequence GTGGGACAGAAGATTCACCCAATTGGCTTTCGCCTCGGCATTACTCAGGAGCACCGCTCCCGCTGGTATGCAGATGCCGATCGCTACCCCGATTTACTCAAAGAAGATCATCAAATCCGCACCTACATCAACAAGGTGATGGGGAATGCCGGTATTGCCGAGATTCGCATTGAACGCAAGGCCGATCAAGTGGAGTTGCAAATTCGCACTGCTCGTCCTGGGGTGGTTGTTGGCAAAGGCGGGCAAGGGATAGAAAAGCTGCGGGAAGACCTGCGGCAAATGCTACCCCCTAGCCGCACGGTCAAAGTCAATGTCCTTGAAGTCAATCGTGTGGATGCGGAAGCCAGTTTGCTGGCGGAGTATATCACCCAGCAGCTAGAGCGGCGGGTGGCCTTCCGGCGGGCTGTGCGGCAGGCGATTCAGCGGGCACAGCGAGCCGGGGTTGAAGGGATCAAAATTCAAGTGGCGGGTCGGCTGAACGGCGCTGAAATTGCCCGTACCGAATGGACGCGCGAAGGTCGAGTGCCCCTGCATACCCTACGTGCCGATATTGACTACGCCTATCGGACAGCGCGCACCATTTACGGTATTTTGGGGGTCAAGGTGTGGATCTTCAAGGGTGAAGTGCTCCCAGGTCAACCAGAAGCTGCGAGTCGTGAACCACATCGGCGCACTGGCCAACGCCGCTTGCCTCAATTTGAAAATCGCTCTAACTAA